One window from the genome of Hippoglossus hippoglossus isolate fHipHip1 chromosome 6, fHipHip1.pri, whole genome shotgun sequence encodes:
- the sv2 gene encoding synaptic vesicle glycoprotein 2B, with amino-acid sequence MSGHMRPGDVEDRRPLLLGGGSHLEPDELDSDEGEIIFDRCRSDLKHEAGGSAERKLTYEEAMEEAGFGLFHWLLLVVCGWANASDAVEILCVSFLLPTARCDLLLTSSDMGLLTASIFLGMMVGGYMWGYLADQRGRRRVLVVSLTVNGVFGGLACVAPWFWLLLLLRIISGVGVGGSIPVIFSYFSEFMPRRRRGAMISSLATFWMAGNILAAGLAWLVIPSTWAHFSLGTLDFQSWRLFVLLCSIPSLTSALVFRQLMPESPKFLMEAGREKEAIHVFRLMFKLNMRGKAKSFPEFGLCTSSKQREVDETRAQGSYRERLSIILKKGLSPIKQMFNGSLKSRSITLLIIFYCIAFGYYGLWMWFPALFARMEDGGSPCANVSLSSPLHNQSCYPVKTAVYMEGFIIAASNLPGNIFTILMMDSTGGKSLLCCSLVVSSLSVFLIYVVQTKAQSLILSCVFSGVSVIAWNALDVVGTELYPTQLRSSALGFFTGAARVAAIMGNMVFGMFVDKNCAVPVLLVSALLLTGGLVALLLPQTRQTELT; translated from the exons GTGAAATCATCTTTGACAGGTGCAGGTCAGACTTGAAACATGAAGCCGGGGGAAGTGCAGAGAGAAAATTAACATATGAGGAAGCAATGGAGGAAGCAG GTTTCGGTTTGTTTCACTGGCTGCTGTTGGTGGTTTGTGGTTGGgccaacgccagcgacgccgtgGAGATTCTCTGCGTGTCTTTCCTCCTGCCAACGGCGCGCTGTGATCTGCTGCTGACCTCCTCAGACATGGGCCTGCTGACTGCCAGCATTTTCCTGG GAATGATGGTGGGTGGCTACATGTGGGGCTACTTGGCTGACCAGAGGGGGCGTCGCCGGGTCTTGGTTGTGTCCCTGACAGTTAATGGGGTGTTTGGAGGTCTGGCCTGTGTGGCTCCGTGGTTctggctcctgctgctgctgcggatcATCAGTGGCGTAGG GGTGGGCGGGTCAATCCCTGTTATCTTCTCGTACTTCTCAGAGTTTATGCCCCGACGGCGGAGAGGAGCAATGATCAGCAGTCTGGCCACTTTCTGGATGGCAGGAAACATCCTGGCTGCAG GTCTGGCCTGGCTGGTGATTCCCAGTACCTGGGCACATTTTTCTCTGGGGACACTGGACTTCCAGAGCTGGAGACTGTTTGTGCTGCTTTGCTCCATTCCCAGTCTCACCTCAGCCCTAGTATTCAGGCAGCTAATGCCAGAAAGCCCCAAGTTCCTCATGGAG GCTGGTCGAGAGAAAGAAGCAATCCATGTTTTCAGATTGATGTTTAAGCTGAACATGAGGGGAAAAGCAAAATCTTTCCCG GAATTCGGTTTGTGTACAAGCTCCAAGCAAAGAGAAGTGGATGAGACCAGAGCTCAGGGTTCATATCGAGAGCGACTCtcaattattttgaaaaag GGCCTGTCGCCcattaaacaaatgtttaatgGTTCCCTCAAATCAAGGAGCATCACTCTGCTCATCATCTTCTACTGCATCGCCTTTGG ttactaTGGGCTGTGGATGTGGTTCCCAGCGTTGTTTGCGAGAATGGAGGATGGCGGTTCGCCTTGTGCCAACGtgtccctctcatctcctctccacAACCAAAGCTGCTACCCGGTCAAGACAGCGG TGTATATGGAGGGTTTCATCATCGCTGCATCAAACCTGCCTGGCAACATCTTCACCATCCTAATGATGGACAGCACTGGAGGAAAGTCGCTACTGT gctgcagcttGGTGGTGTCCAGTCTGAGTGTCTTCCTCATCTATGTGGTCCAAACCAAAGCCCAGAGTCTGATCCTCTCCTGTGTGTTCAGTGGCGTGTCCGTCATCGCCTGGAACGCCCTTGACGTGGTGGGAACAGAGCTCTACCCGACACAGCTACG GTCCTCGGCTCTCGGCTTCTTCACAGGTGCGGCCCGCGTGGCAGCGATCATGGGTAATATGGTCTTTGGGATGTTTGTGGACAAGAACTGTGCCGTGCCGGTGCTGCTggtctctgctctgctgctgaccGGAGGACtggtggctctgctgctgccacaaacCAGACAGACTGAGCTCACCTGA